One genomic segment of Gimesia chilikensis includes these proteins:
- a CDS encoding IS3 family transposase, with amino-acid sequence MVLDQPCSTQRYQLSPRSDEPSLVKRMYELVRSRPRFGYRRIARLLQREGWQASFTRVYRLWRREGWKVPQKKRKRARLVIPEMFEQAV; translated from the coding sequence GTGGTTCTGGATCAGCCTTGTTCCACTCAGCGTTACCAGTTGAGCCCACGCAGTGATGAGCCGTCTCTGGTCAAACGCATGTATGAGCTGGTGCGGTCACGGCCCCGGTTCGGCTATCGCCGGATCGCCAGGCTGCTGCAGCGGGAAGGCTGGCAGGCCAGCTTCACCCGTGTGTACCGTTTATGGCGTCGGGAAGGGTGGAAAGTGCCTCAAAAGAAGAGAAAACGCGCACGCTTGGTGATTCCCGAAATGTTTGAGCAGGCAGTATAA
- a CDS encoding DUF1559 family PulG-like putative transporter: MKSKLRYPGQRKAESLSETGQLRAGFTIIELLVATAVIGILIALALPAIQTARSSARQLQCLNNMRNVGLAILQETDSANRFPACGYYGDGTPATFGQYRSWVVDILPYLDQSNIFTAWDFDLSCKDPVNVPLASTHIAVLTCPDDFSVIPGQGNLSYVLNSGIGFTAEIAGIHDCPVGPQSGKLDLNGNGITCNSSTSGDGTPSDRELFFHMGLFYNETWKGETRAERHYTIAGITDGTSNTMLISENIRTGYDPASPTSNWASPSPFLTSFYIGNPCQNGSCSAGNVDYNRANSGTSAINAGLKQPEGAAPFPNSLHAGGVNVGYCDGHFEFLSENIDGKVYASLASPQGQSLSGTSLEQ; this comes from the coding sequence ATGAAATCTAAACTTCGATATCCTGGGCAACGGAAAGCAGAATCTCTATCAGAAACAGGTCAGCTTAGAGCTGGTTTTACGATTATCGAATTACTGGTTGCGACCGCTGTCATTGGAATTTTAATTGCACTGGCGCTTCCTGCAATTCAGACTGCCCGAAGTTCAGCGCGCCAGTTACAATGCCTGAATAACATGCGAAATGTAGGCCTGGCGATTCTGCAGGAAACCGATAGTGCAAACCGCTTCCCCGCGTGTGGCTATTACGGCGATGGCACTCCTGCTACCTTTGGCCAGTATCGGAGTTGGGTTGTCGATATACTTCCCTATCTAGATCAATCAAATATTTTCACAGCATGGGATTTTGATTTGTCCTGTAAAGACCCCGTCAATGTCCCTCTGGCGAGTACTCATATTGCCGTCCTCACCTGTCCCGATGATTTCAGCGTGATTCCCGGTCAGGGAAATTTATCATACGTATTAAATAGTGGGATTGGCTTCACTGCTGAAATCGCAGGCATACATGATTGCCCGGTAGGACCGCAGAGCGGTAAGCTGGACCTCAACGGCAATGGGATTACATGTAACTCCTCTACAAGTGGAGATGGGACCCCTTCAGACCGAGAGCTGTTTTTTCATATGGGGCTTTTTTATAACGAGACCTGGAAAGGGGAAACGCGGGCCGAACGTCATTACACCATCGCTGGAATTACTGACGGGACTTCAAACACGATGTTGATTTCGGAAAATATTCGCACTGGATATGATCCTGCCAGCCCCACATCTAACTGGGCGTCTCCAAGTCCGTTTTTGACAAGTTTCTACATCGGAAACCCCTGTCAGAATGGAAGCTGCTCAGCAGGGAACGTTGATTACAATCGTGCCAACTCAGGCACAAGCGCAATCAATGCAGGACTGAAGCAACCGGAGGGGGCGGCACCTTTTCCAAACTCTCTGCATGCCGGAGGAGTAAATGTCGGCTATTGTGATGGGCATTTTGAATTCCTCTCCGAAAATATAGATGGCAAAGTCTATGCATCATTAGCTAGCCCTCAGGGACAATCTCTGTCTGGAACTTCTCTTGAACAATAG
- a CDS encoding transposase, with amino-acid sequence MRWRNQYGGMKSEEAKRLKQLGDENKRLKELVADLSLDNKMLKYISEGNW; translated from the coding sequence CTGCGCTGGCGGAATCAGTATGGCGGCATGAAATCGGAAGAAGCCAAGCGTCTCAAGCAACTGGGAGATGAGAATAAACGACTGAAAGAACTGGTCGCTGATTTGTCTCTGGACAACAAGATGTTGAAATATATCTCGGAGGGAAACTGGTAA
- a CDS encoding DUF1573 domain-containing protein, with protein sequence MSTNNSVPRRFRIIIVGLVVIWSCTLIGMGYMWQRDQQDSQLTDTLPAEVKRQLIEVVPTSVETGRVPLRSTIKRKIKITNISTSAIIIDRVETTCGCTSASPPKDPILPGNSITITVDVSNNNESNSGNFKHYMYVASKDAESEKAEMVIVSVVGSYE encoded by the coding sequence ATGTCTACCAACAACTCAGTCCCAAGAAGATTTCGAATAATTATTGTTGGCTTAGTTGTGATATGGTCATGTACACTTATTGGGATGGGGTATATGTGGCAAAGAGATCAACAAGATTCGCAGTTAACCGACACTCTGCCTGCAGAGGTTAAGCGACAACTAATTGAAGTCGTACCAACATCTGTCGAAACGGGTCGAGTTCCACTCCGAAGCACGATTAAACGTAAGATTAAAATAACCAACATATCCACTTCAGCAATTATTATCGACCGTGTTGAAACTACATGTGGTTGCACCTCAGCATCCCCTCCGAAAGATCCAATACTACCTGGCAACTCAATAACAATCACCGTTGACGTCAGTAACAATAATGAATCTAACTCGGGTAACTTTAAGCATTATATGTACGTCGCATCCAAGGATGCCGAGAGTGAGAAAGCCGAAATGGTCATTGTTTCTGTAGTTGGGTCTTACGAATAG
- a CDS encoding ArnT family glycosyltransferase has translation MTIHAGMLGYSATLHSPTLNEPAHLVAGLSHWEFGRFDLYRVNPPITRAIAALPVIVAGYETDWSSFHDDAGSRPVFVMGANFIKANGERSIWLFTIARWACIPISIFGCWVAFRFSEDLYGSPAGLAAATLWCFSPNILAHAELITSDCAATVFGMAATYYYWNWLKKTTWQNAISAGIFLAFAELAKTTWIILFLLWPLLWFFWFFTDRNVCECKANHSNTHLVQFINQLTQLLMIQLLALYILNLAYGFEGSLTELGQYQFVSSAFTGNEKSGEPGNRFRKTFLEKIPVPLPSNYFRGIDVQKKDFESYQQLNYLRGEWKDGGWWYYYLYALAVKGALGIWLLLIISLVFRVYRTDLLQLFREELILVTPPLTVLVLASSQTEINAHLRYVLPVIGFAVIYISRAFITLTNVKSTLMLFVSKVLLISCSIWAIFSTLYYYPHQLAYFNELVGGPENGWKHLLGSNLDWGQDLLFIRNKLEPLDSPEEKHNPYFIFSHVLNYAPEDLGLKTSTKNNFIIPHKTNRQDDNNNPRKDYLIISKNRFIEFHLRRGQRDYDATSFEFEQRQWKSTAIDKIGFTHFIFSQ, from the coding sequence ATGACGATTCACGCAGGGATGCTTGGTTATAGCGCTACTTTGCATAGCCCCACACTTAATGAGCCAGCACATTTGGTAGCAGGGCTTAGCCATTGGGAGTTCGGGCGTTTTGATTTGTATCGCGTCAACCCACCGATTACTCGTGCAATCGCGGCCCTACCGGTGATAGTTGCTGGATATGAAACAGATTGGTCAAGCTTTCATGATGATGCTGGATCACGGCCTGTGTTTGTAATGGGAGCCAATTTCATAAAAGCGAATGGTGAGCGTTCAATTTGGTTGTTTACCATTGCACGCTGGGCATGTATTCCAATCAGTATATTTGGTTGCTGGGTTGCTTTTCGCTTTTCCGAAGACCTTTATGGTTCACCAGCTGGTTTGGCTGCTGCAACCTTATGGTGCTTTTCGCCAAATATTCTGGCTCACGCCGAGTTGATTACATCTGATTGTGCTGCCACTGTATTTGGCATGGCTGCTACATATTATTATTGGAATTGGCTCAAGAAAACGACATGGCAGAATGCAATTAGTGCCGGCATATTCTTAGCATTTGCAGAACTTGCCAAGACCACATGGATTATTCTTTTTCTTCTTTGGCCTCTTCTTTGGTTTTTTTGGTTTTTTACAGATCGGAATGTCTGTGAATGTAAAGCCAATCACTCCAACACTCATTTAGTACAATTTATCAATCAGTTGACACAACTTCTTATGATCCAACTATTAGCACTTTATATACTAAATCTTGCATATGGATTTGAAGGTTCTTTGACTGAATTAGGTCAATATCAGTTTGTCAGCTCAGCATTTACTGGGAATGAAAAATCAGGAGAGCCTGGTAATCGTTTTAGGAAAACTTTTCTTGAGAAAATACCTGTACCGCTCCCTTCAAACTATTTCCGTGGGATTGATGTTCAGAAAAAAGACTTCGAATCTTACCAACAATTAAATTACCTAAGAGGCGAATGGAAAGATGGCGGCTGGTGGTATTATTACTTATATGCACTGGCTGTGAAAGGAGCCTTGGGTATTTGGTTATTGTTAATCATATCCTTGGTTTTTCGAGTGTATCGGACCGATTTGCTCCAATTATTTCGAGAAGAATTAATTCTTGTGACCCCCCCATTAACAGTGTTGGTTCTTGCTAGTTCACAAACAGAAATAAATGCCCACCTTAGATACGTTTTGCCAGTAATCGGATTTGCAGTAATATATATAAGCAGAGCATTTATCACATTGACAAACGTCAAGAGTACACTTATGCTATTTGTATCTAAAGTTTTGTTAATTAGTTGCTCAATTTGGGCCATCTTTTCAACTTTATATTATTACCCACATCAACTGGCTTACTTTAATGAATTAGTTGGTGGTCCTGAGAATGGATGGAAACATCTCTTAGGTAGTAACTTAGACTGGGGACAAGACCTGCTATTTATCAGAAATAAACTAGAGCCTTTAGATAGTCCCGAAGAAAAACACAATCCCTACTTCATATTCTCACACGTACTTAATTACGCCCCAGAAGATCTCGGTCTTAAGACTTCAACAAAAAATAACTTTATAATTCCACATAAAACCAATAGACAAGATGATAATAATAATCCACGAAAAGACTATTTGATCATTAGTAAAAATCGTTTCATTGAATTTCATTTGCGCAGGGGGCAGCGAGATTATGATGCTACTTCATTCGAGTTTGAGCAACGACAGTGGAAAAGTACAGCTATAGATAAGATTGGCTTCACGCATTTTATATTCTCACAATAA
- a CDS encoding integrase core domain-containing protein, giving the protein MLTVLNEFIRECPSIHVKRRLNTLAELFASRGVPQCIRSDNGPEFVSKAIRRWLSQLKIISLYIEPGAPWENGYAESFNSRFRDEFLAVEVFENLGTARRLTVAWKEDYNRQRPHSSLGYVTQAEFSSRCAVSNRAAPSFQLHSEIT; this is encoded by the coding sequence ATGCTGACCGTGCTCAATGAATTTATCAGGGAGTGTCCGAGCATTCATGTCAAAAGGAGGTTGAATACTCTGGCAGAGCTGTTTGCTTCCAGAGGAGTACCGCAGTGCATCCGAAGTGACAACGGTCCGGAATTTGTCTCGAAAGCGATTCGACGCTGGCTGAGTCAACTGAAGATCATCTCGTTGTATATCGAGCCGGGAGCCCCCTGGGAAAACGGTTATGCGGAAAGTTTCAACAGTCGATTCCGCGATGAATTCCTGGCAGTCGAAGTGTTTGAGAACCTGGGAACAGCCCGCAGGCTCACAGTTGCCTGGAAGGAAGATTACAACAGACAACGCCCACACAGTTCGCTGGGATATGTTACGCAGGCAGAGTTTTCGAGTCGCTGTGCAGTTTCCAATCGGGCTGCGCCCTCATTCCAACTGCACAGCGAAATTACCTAA
- a CDS encoding DUF4339 domain-containing protein, whose translation MATEWFYKQSDEELGPYLFREMVQMVREKRLLPETMVRPSYMDEWQRADSVVGLFYMSRKDPVTLPTIPSEKEDDNAEYAGADDLDSFLAEPEAPDQNDDAVPEQEFERPGWLRRLLALRSSKIPPVPLDSQHEINVSLYPPASSKTEAFTDLDLPVDVVNDSADVDEAVDTGAFSEETWSTTVNAAIERIDARAPKQEQAPPSRQLLPAISFSFIEHPAFRTILIACAIILCGSLGIFGFVDWMGQGQLYFPLVGSTSPVLFLVYAGCSFLATLVLVPLFAYIAAPYLRHGYRLGAALVTANTTALFLLNWSEKKNMIFPSRKPVEAKLIFPFLGECSRFTYWMCFVDSVIFVAILAYIAAWWLEAQADEI comes from the coding sequence ATGGCGACTGAATGGTTCTACAAACAATCTGATGAAGAATTGGGGCCCTACCTCTTCCGAGAGATGGTTCAGATGGTTCGTGAGAAGCGATTGCTGCCTGAGACAATGGTACGTCCCAGCTATATGGATGAATGGCAGCGTGCTGATTCTGTCGTCGGCCTGTTTTATATGTCGCGTAAAGATCCGGTAACGCTGCCAACTATTCCGTCTGAAAAAGAGGATGATAATGCAGAATATGCTGGCGCAGATGATTTAGATTCGTTTCTAGCAGAACCTGAAGCGCCTGACCAGAATGACGATGCTGTTCCGGAACAGGAGTTCGAACGTCCGGGCTGGCTGAGACGTCTGCTGGCATTGAGAAGCAGTAAAATTCCTCCGGTCCCCCTCGATTCCCAACACGAAATTAATGTCAGTCTCTATCCACCTGCGAGTAGTAAAACAGAGGCCTTCACCGACCTTGATTTGCCGGTGGATGTCGTCAATGACTCAGCGGATGTAGATGAAGCCGTTGATACTGGCGCTTTCTCTGAAGAGACCTGGTCAACAACAGTCAACGCAGCTATCGAACGCATCGATGCACGTGCTCCCAAACAAGAACAGGCTCCTCCTTCCCGCCAGTTACTTCCCGCGATCAGCTTCTCCTTTATAGAGCATCCCGCATTTCGAACTATTTTGATTGCCTGCGCCATCATCCTCTGCGGAAGTCTAGGAATCTTTGGATTTGTGGACTGGATGGGGCAAGGACAACTATATTTTCCGCTCGTCGGGTCGACATCACCAGTTTTGTTTCTCGTTTATGCGGGTTGTTCATTTCTGGCGACTCTCGTTTTAGTGCCTTTGTTTGCCTACATTGCAGCGCCTTATTTGCGTCACGGATACAGGCTGGGAGCAGCGTTGGTTACAGCGAACACCACAGCGCTGTTTTTATTGAATTGGTCAGAGAAGAAAAACATGATTTTCCCTTCACGCAAACCTGTTGAAGCAAAGCTGATTTTTCCGTTCCTCGGTGAGTGCTCGCGTTTTACTTACTGGATGTGCTTTGTTGATTCTGTAATCTTTGTCGCCATTCTGGCCTACATTGCCGCTTGGTGGCTGGAGGCACAAGCTGATGAAATCTAA
- a CDS encoding glycosyltransferase family 39 protein, whose protein sequence is MSTYPLSEQWERAAGDNHPPLFYFFLKAWTMLVGNSPAGVRLLSVLSGIATISGTFFLVRKIEIDVLKCSPNDARAIQPALFATLLVALSPFQIEWSQTVRMYALGGAFSVWSTWALLQALTSSRPHVRDWLLYGLLAAGLIYTHYFGFFILAAHGIYSGIRILNTLRRDSCDLAEKKQLLKYALLASVVVAVLWFPWLDEFLLQRQRGLEQKWGRPQGIDHFTRSVSEMFGLMWNPTSAELLRSRIVTILFSVLAIVTLLLGRKSERLPALIVFLSFGLALLLGSGSKSLIASWYFLFAHVFFLCALTILLFRIPSRWLSRCVLGAVLIGAGWQFTQQLIWRASRIELPSFQAAVHYVEALRESDELIFVNGPRDYVAVSPYLHDCQPVYVVADKWDFVFGTGTAVVEREKHLTPGDVSVLDQSRAWVIFATNKSMNPPGVIMPEDWIDVTEERFNDWRYGQIVVRQYEHLPALSQMSDKKTEL, encoded by the coding sequence ATGTCCACTTATCCTCTGTCTGAACAATGGGAACGAGCGGCTGGCGATAATCACCCTCCTTTATTTTATTTCTTTCTCAAGGCTTGGACGATGCTGGTGGGAAACTCCCCCGCAGGTGTTCGTCTGCTAAGCGTGCTTTCCGGTATCGCAACTATATCAGGCACGTTTTTTCTAGTCCGCAAGATCGAAATAGACGTTCTGAAATGTTCTCCCAATGATGCTCGCGCCATTCAACCAGCCCTGTTTGCAACTTTGTTGGTTGCTCTAAGTCCGTTTCAGATTGAATGGTCACAGACAGTTCGTATGTATGCTTTGGGAGGCGCCTTCAGTGTCTGGTCGACATGGGCCTTACTCCAGGCGCTCACTTCTTCACGACCGCATGTGCGTGACTGGCTTCTCTATGGACTGCTGGCCGCTGGGTTGATTTATACGCACTATTTCGGTTTTTTCATTCTGGCCGCTCATGGAATCTACAGTGGCATACGTATTCTCAACACGTTACGGAGGGACTCTTGCGATCTTGCCGAGAAAAAACAGCTCCTGAAATATGCCCTTCTGGCATCTGTGGTCGTTGCCGTACTCTGGTTCCCCTGGCTGGATGAATTTCTTTTACAACGACAGAGAGGTCTTGAGCAAAAATGGGGACGTCCCCAAGGAATTGATCATTTTACCCGTTCCGTTTCGGAAATGTTCGGCTTGATGTGGAACCCCACAAGCGCCGAGTTGTTGCGATCACGAATTGTAACAATTTTATTTTCAGTGCTTGCCATAGTGACATTACTGCTTGGACGAAAATCGGAGCGATTGCCGGCACTGATTGTCTTTCTCTCATTCGGCCTTGCTCTGCTTTTAGGATCGGGGTCCAAAAGCCTGATAGCTTCCTGGTATTTTCTGTTTGCACATGTGTTTTTCCTTTGTGCCTTGACGATTCTGCTGTTTCGAATTCCCTCTCGTTGGCTGTCCCGCTGTGTACTGGGGGCGGTTCTAATTGGAGCTGGCTGGCAGTTCACTCAGCAGTTGATCTGGCGAGCGAGTCGCATCGAACTCCCCAGTTTTCAGGCAGCCGTACATTACGTCGAAGCATTACGGGAGAGCGACGAACTCATATTCGTAAATGGTCCGCGTGATTATGTCGCAGTCAGTCCTTATCTGCATGATTGTCAGCCCGTCTATGTAGTTGCCGACAAATGGGATTTTGTTTTTGGAACGGGTACTGCTGTAGTAGAGCGAGAGAAACACCTGACTCCCGGAGATGTATCTGTCCTGGACCAGTCGCGGGCCTGGGTTATTTTTGCCACAAATAAATCAATGAATCCTCCAGGCGTGATCATGCCTGAAGACTGGATTGACGTAACAGAAGAACGATTTAACGACTGGCGCTACGGACAAATTGTTGTCCGTCAATATGAACACCTGCCTGCACTCAGCCAGATGTCTGATAAAAAGACTGAACTTTGA
- a CDS encoding IS4 family transposase: MAGNLPESQSEGSSSFQLILDSFLSSVGLPFSNLLSAERIARIFARHNGLFGTHGVYSTAVMVWSFLGQVLRDGKEASCQSAVARVMTYCQLTGKTTPTADTRNYCRARAKLSVPALRELSGEIADEMEESAEADWLWKGRHVKLIDGFTFTMPDTEQNQDEFPQQSAQAPGCGLPIARAVAILSLATACVLDAAIGPYKGKQASETALLRTLFGSLKPNDVVVCDRYHCSFMLIAALMKRGTDVCARLHQRRHSDFRRGRRLGKYDHLIIWTRPQRPKWMDQTTYEQIPETILLREIRYKIVENGRRTQAMTVVTTLLDEEHTKADIAELYGFRWNVELDLRSIKDTLNLGHLRCKSPAMIRCELWTTLLGYNLIRTTAAGAAVIHEPPPADQLHLSLPVHSVRLDEHGLRAVGAAEFESTLPNPGRPDRCL, translated from the coding sequence ATGGCCGGTAATCTACCTGAATCGCAGTCAGAAGGCAGCAGCAGTTTTCAACTGATTCTCGATTCCTTCCTGTCATCGGTGGGACTACCTTTTTCTAACCTGCTCTCGGCCGAGCGCATTGCGCGAATCTTTGCACGGCATAACGGGTTGTTCGGAACTCACGGCGTTTATTCTACCGCCGTCATGGTCTGGTCGTTTCTGGGACAGGTTCTGCGGGACGGAAAAGAAGCTTCCTGCCAATCTGCCGTGGCACGTGTCATGACCTACTGCCAGTTGACCGGCAAGACAACGCCGACCGCTGATACGCGTAACTATTGCCGGGCACGAGCGAAGCTCTCTGTGCCTGCTTTGCGCGAACTCAGCGGGGAAATTGCTGACGAAATGGAAGAGTCAGCCGAGGCAGACTGGCTCTGGAAAGGCAGGCATGTCAAGCTAATCGACGGCTTTACCTTCACCATGCCTGACACCGAGCAGAATCAGGATGAGTTCCCTCAACAGTCTGCCCAGGCACCGGGCTGTGGTCTGCCGATCGCCCGTGCCGTGGCAATTCTTTCACTGGCGACAGCCTGTGTGCTGGATGCAGCCATCGGCCCTTACAAGGGGAAGCAGGCCAGTGAAACCGCACTGCTACGTACACTGTTTGGTTCGTTGAAACCGAACGATGTGGTCGTCTGCGATCGCTACCACTGCTCCTTCATGCTGATCGCCGCATTAATGAAGCGGGGGACGGATGTTTGTGCGCGACTGCATCAAAGACGTCACTCTGACTTTCGACGTGGCCGTCGACTGGGCAAGTATGATCATCTCATCATCTGGACCAGACCACAACGTCCCAAATGGATGGATCAAACAACTTACGAGCAGATTCCCGAGACCATTCTGTTGCGGGAAATTCGTTATAAAATAGTCGAAAATGGAAGACGGACTCAGGCGATGACAGTTGTCACCACACTCCTTGACGAAGAGCATACCAAAGCAGATATCGCCGAACTGTACGGCTTTCGCTGGAACGTGGAACTCGATTTGCGTTCGATCAAAGACACGCTCAACCTGGGACACCTGCGGTGCAAGTCGCCGGCGATGATTCGCTGTGAACTCTGGACCACACTGCTGGGCTACAACCTGATTCGCACCACTGCTGCCGGTGCGGCGGTGATACATGAGCCCCCCCCGGCAGATCAGCTTCACCTCAGCCTGCCAGTTCATTCTGTCCGCTTGGATGAACACGGCCTGCGGGCAGTTGGAGCAGCAGAGTTTGAAAGTACTCTGCCAAACCCTGGCAGACCAGATCGCTGCTTGTGA
- a CDS encoding carboxylesterase family protein has protein sequence MKLDVFRQRKLRSVILIFLGWLIVNLIVLAFFDYQERIFILSKGVDPDLAKKFKIISRQVSVPGYSKQFLVKSRLLCPTEWKQGGGCPLIVFLHGAGERGFDNVAQLKSLPQRLAAEDEQEKYPCFLLAPQCPPKMDWSSETVLIDSTSTADEKTILLDLVYQLILDISAKHSIDTNRIYITGYSMGGYGTWSMLARYPDLFAAASPLCGGGDPKSVEKITHIPVWVVHGDADQVVPVTESRKMVETLRMNGGRPEYQELPNVKHDCWSITYNQTDKMLEWLFKQKKRTEKR, from the coding sequence ATGAAATTAGACGTTTTTCGACAAAGAAAATTAAGATCTGTAATTTTGATTTTCCTTGGATGGCTTATAGTCAATCTGATTGTTTTGGCATTTTTCGATTATCAGGAAAGAATATTCATCCTTTCCAAAGGAGTTGACCCCGACCTTGCTAAAAAATTCAAAATTATTTCTCGGCAAGTTTCAGTACCCGGCTATTCAAAACAGTTTCTAGTGAAGTCGCGACTTCTTTGCCCGACGGAATGGAAACAGGGGGGGGGATGCCCATTGATCGTATTTCTGCATGGTGCTGGAGAAAGAGGCTTCGATAATGTAGCGCAATTAAAATCACTACCTCAGCGGTTGGCAGCAGAAGACGAACAGGAAAAATATCCTTGTTTTTTGCTGGCCCCTCAATGTCCTCCAAAAATGGATTGGTCCTCAGAAACTGTTCTAATTGATTCGACATCAACCGCAGACGAAAAAACAATACTACTGGATCTGGTGTATCAGTTGATCTTAGATATTTCAGCGAAGCACTCGATTGACACAAACAGAATCTACATTACAGGTTATTCAATGGGGGGATATGGCACCTGGAGTATGCTTGCTCGATATCCAGATCTCTTCGCTGCCGCATCACCTCTCTGTGGAGGAGGGGACCCGAAGTCCGTCGAAAAGATCACCCACATTCCGGTGTGGGTTGTACATGGAGACGCTGATCAGGTTGTTCCAGTAACTGAGTCTAGAAAAATGGTAGAGACTTTGAGAATGAATGGCGGAAGACCTGAGTATCAGGAACTACCCAACGTGAAGCATGATTGTTGGTCAATCACGTATAATCAGACAGATAAAATGCTGGAATGGCTATTTAAGCAAAAAAAACGAACTGAGAAAAGGTAA
- a CDS encoding DegT/DnrJ/EryC1/StrS family aminotransferase yields MFDYSLSELSTAQRLAIPSPDPPLAEAHLPEADRSSTREYIPVCEPDLDPSVTYDLQKCVDENWVSSGGRFVTEFETRFAQIIGTKHCIATSSGTTALQLLLAACGVSGGDEVIIPAFTMVAVASAVVHLGARPVFVDCAPGSENIDLDGILKKITDRTKAIIVVHTYGRPFDVGTLQSHVDRNRIAVIEDAAESHGAKLKGRTTGSLGYGGAFSFYANKIITTGEGGAVTTDNDSLASVCRTLRDHAFSLERHFWHRYRGYNFRMTNLQAAVGVSQLKQFDKLREARKRIAARYSEALEGLDGVMLPVEDEETEHAFWVYFICIDSDTLTRDDVRVGLANNGIETRTAFIPLHLQPAYREYNEKNVTLQHAEHLSATGLYLPSSAKLTPIELDYICKSLQQIIRSPLKSPSK; encoded by the coding sequence ATGTTTGATTACAGTCTATCTGAACTTTCTACGGCACAACGATTAGCCATCCCATCACCAGATCCCCCCCTGGCTGAAGCTCATCTTCCTGAAGCAGATAGAAGCAGCACTCGCGAGTACATTCCCGTCTGTGAGCCAGATCTTGATCCAAGTGTCACCTACGATCTGCAGAAATGTGTAGACGAAAATTGGGTCTCTTCAGGAGGAAGATTTGTGACCGAGTTTGAAACACGGTTTGCGCAAATCATTGGAACCAAGCATTGCATTGCGACTTCATCGGGAACAACAGCATTGCAACTATTGTTAGCAGCGTGTGGTGTCTCAGGTGGAGACGAAGTCATCATCCCTGCATTTACGATGGTTGCAGTTGCCAGTGCTGTTGTACATCTGGGCGCACGACCTGTGTTTGTCGATTGTGCACCTGGTTCTGAGAACATTGACTTAGATGGTATCTTGAAAAAAATTACTGACCGCACTAAGGCAATCATTGTCGTTCATACTTATGGAAGACCTTTTGATGTCGGGACTCTTCAGTCTCACGTTGACAGGAATCGAATCGCTGTGATCGAAGATGCAGCGGAGTCGCATGGTGCAAAACTGAAAGGAAGAACGACTGGCTCGCTCGGATACGGGGGTGCATTCAGTTTCTACGCGAATAAGATTATCACAACAGGAGAAGGAGGAGCTGTCACAACAGACAATGACTCACTGGCTTCTGTATGCCGAACATTACGTGACCACGCCTTTTCCCTGGAAAGACACTTTTGGCATCGATATCGGGGATATAATTTTCGTATGACAAACCTTCAAGCTGCTGTAGGGGTTTCACAGTTGAAGCAGTTTGACAAATTACGTGAAGCAAGGAAACGGATTGCTGCAAGATATAGCGAAGCACTGGAAGGATTGGATGGCGTGATGTTACCTGTTGAAGATGAAGAGACTGAGCACGCTTTCTGGGTCTATTTTATTTGCATCGATTCCGATACTCTGACACGCGATGATGTTCGAGTTGGACTGGCAAATAATGGAATTGAAACACGTACTGCATTTATCCCGCTGCATCTTCAACCGGCATATCGCGAGTACAACGAGAAAAATGTTACTTTGCAGCATGCTGAGCATCTCTCAGCTACGGGGCTCTATCTCCCCTCTTCCGCTAAACTCACACCAATTGAGTTAGATTATATTTGTAAGAGTCTGCAGCAGATAATCAGAAGTCCGCTTAAATCACCCTCTAAGTGA